In the genome of Hyphomicrobiales bacterium, the window GCTCTGCTGTTTGCGCAGTTCGCGATGCTTGTCTTCGAGTTCTTGTTCATAAGAAACGAAAAGACTGATGTCGCATAAGCTCCACAGCGTATGTTCATTACCATCTTCGCCAGTGACGAGCTTAGGTTTGCCAAGCACCATGCATTCTTTGATGTCGTCAGTCACGAGCTTGCACAACACTTCAGCTTCAGGCGTTTGCCCTGGTTGCGAAAGATTATCAGCTTCTGAGCGTACGGGTTGGAATAAAGCGCTTTGCGGCCCTGTTTTATGCCCAATAACACGATCTTCTTTGGTGTTAAGCAGGGTTACATAAGCCGCATTTGCGAACACAACAACGCCTTCGCTGTCCTCCATGCACATGGGAGTCGGGAAATCTTGGAGAAAATCCGAAAGTTTAGCATCGAATGCGCCACGCAATTTTTTATTCCTTCAGGGTTGTATTCTCACCATGAGAAAGTGCCCGAGTTGCACATATTCTCTCACAAGCTTACTAACGGAAGTTAAATTTTTAGATTTTTTTGTTTCTGTACACGTAGTTTTGATCTTGGGCTTACAGAATGATTGGGTGCGATGGAACAGTTTGACGGAAGACATTCAACGCGAGCGACAGAAATAGAACGTGGTGTTGGGCGTTATCTGCGAAGTCTCAATTATGTTTATGTGCCAGAGCTCACGCTACCAGATAAGCGCCGTGCCGACATGGTGGCTCTTGGACCTAAAGGGCAAATTTGGATTATTGAAATCAAATCATCAGTTGAGGATTTTAGAGCAGATCATAAATGGCAAGACTATCAAAACCATTGTGATGCTTTGTTTTTTGCAACGCTCAATGATG includes:
- a CDS encoding MmcB family DNA repair protein — protein: MEQFDGRHSTRATEIERGVGRYLRSLNYVYVPELTLPDKRRADMVALGPKGQIWIIEIKSSVEDFRADHKWQDYQNHCDALFFATLNDVPADIFPVEAGLLIADNFGAACMREAPDDKLSAPMRKKLTLMIARFGAKRFHNLQDPALKEKSVM